One genomic region from Gemmatimonadota bacterium encodes:
- a CDS encoding mandelate racemase/muconate lactonizing enzyme family protein, with protein MKITALKTFIAPTTGNFFVKVETDEGIYGLGEAGVIHRGTAIAEVIRSFSPDVIGQDPFRIEHLWQVMFRGGFFPGGVVQSAAVSAVDIALWDIKGKALGVPVYELLGGRTRDKVACYPHVGDKYNIDRLVENCVQRQEEGWKFARWSMSDPTGPNVFEPSRAVRYGIEQVKAVREACGDEFEICVDVHTRLDPTWVIAYCKGVEPYRPFFIEDPLRSESTQSLRLVRQNTHLPL; from the coding sequence ATGAAAATCACCGCATTAAAAACATTCATTGCGCCCACAACGGGAAATTTTTTCGTCAAAGTCGAAACAGACGAAGGCATTTACGGCCTGGGAGAAGCGGGCGTAATACATCGCGGAACCGCGATTGCCGAAGTGATCCGCTCGTTTTCTCCAGACGTTATCGGGCAAGACCCCTTTCGAATTGAACATTTGTGGCAGGTCATGTTTCGCGGCGGATTTTTCCCGGGCGGCGTGGTACAGTCAGCGGCAGTGAGCGCCGTTGACATCGCGCTCTGGGATATCAAAGGCAAAGCCCTGGGCGTACCCGTCTATGAACTCCTGGGTGGAAGAACCCGCGACAAAGTGGCGTGTTATCCGCATGTTGGCGATAAGTACAATATCGACCGCCTGGTCGAAAATTGTGTGCAACGACAGGAAGAAGGCTGGAAATTTGCCCGATGGAGCATGAGCGATCCCACAGGTCCCAATGTATTTGAACCTTCGCGCGCCGTGCGTTATGGCATTGAACAGGTAAAAGCCGTGCGCGAAGCCTGTGGCGATGAATTCGAAATCTGCGTCGATGTTCACACGCGACTGGATCCCACCTGGGTCATTGCATATTGCAAAGGCGTGGAACCCTATCGCCCATTTTTTATTGAAGACCCATTGCGAAGTGAAAGCACGCAGAGCCTGCGCCTCGTGCGACAAAATACGCATCTGCCCTTAG